The segment ACGGCCACGGCGGCGATCAACTTAAAGCTCAGCTTTCTGGTAACACCCTGAATTGGGTGTTACAGGCGCAACAGCTTGGCACCGGGCATGCGATGCAGCAGGCAGCCCCCTGGTTCGCAGATGACGAAGACATTGTGATGCTGTACGGCGACGTTCCGTTGATCTCCCTGGAAACGTTGCAGCGCCTGCGTAGCGCTAAACCTGCGGGTGGCATCGGTCTGCTCACCGTGGTGCTCGACAATCCCACCGGCTATGGCCGCATCGTGCGTGAAAACGACACCATTACCGGGATCGTGGAACAAAAAGATGCTTCGCCCGAACAACTGAAGATTCAGGAGATTAACACCGGCATCCTGATTGCTAACGGTGGTGATCTCAAACGCTGGCTGTCACAGTTGAATAACAACAACGCGCAAGGCGAGTTCTATATCACCGACATTATTGCGATGGCACATCAGGAAGGGCGTCTGGTGCAGGCTGTCCATCCGGCGCGCATCAGCGAAACCGACGGTGTAAATAATCGCCTGCAACTGGCAGCGTTGGAACGTGCTTACCAGGCTGAACAGGCCGAGAAACTGTTGTTGGCAGGTGTGATGCTGCGTGACCCGGCACGTTTCGATCTGCGTGGCACGTTAAAACACGGACGCGATGTTGAAATCGATACCAATGTGATTATCGAAGGCGACGTCACCCTGGGCGATCGGGTGAAAATTGCGGCGGGTTGTATCATCAAAAACAGCGTGATTGCTGATGATTGTGAAATCAGCGCGTATTCGGTGATCGAGGATGCCAATCTGGCCGCGGCTTGTACCGTTGGTCCGTTTGCTCGTTTACGCCCCGGAAGCGAACTGGGAGAGAAGGCTCACGTTGGCAACTTCGTTGAAATGAAGAAAGCCACCCTTGGAAAAGGTTCCAAAGCCGGTCACCTCTCTTATCTTGGCGACGCGGAGATTGGCGACGATGTGAATATCGGCGCTGGCACCATCACCTGTAATTACGATGGCGCGAATAAATCTAAAACCATCATTGGCGACAACGTGTTTGTGGGTTCCGATACCCAGCTGGTGGCTCCGGTGACTGTCGCCAGTGGCGCGACAATTGCGGCGGGCACCACAGTGATGAAAGACGTACCCGCCGCCGTTCTGGTTTACAACCGCAAAGAACAGAACCAGAAAGCGGGCTGGAAGCGCCCGGAAAAGAAAAAGTAATTTTTAATGGCCGACAAAGATCGGCCTGTTAGCAGTAAATATAACTACATCCCCACTCTCTACAAGGCTCGGGGAACCGGCGATGCCGGATATCAGGTCAGATGACAACGCAATGGCCGAAAGCCATGAAGTCAGGAAACTATTATGTGTGGAATTGTTGGTGCAGTAGCACAGCGCGACATTGCAGAAATTCTGCTGGAAGGTCTGCGTCGTCTTGAGTATCGCGGTTACGATTCGGCGGGTTTGGCCGTCGTTGATCGTCAAGGCCATGTGACGCGTCTGCGTCGCTTGGGTAAAGTGCAAAAGTTGGCAGAAGCGGCGGAACAGCAGCCGTTGATTGGCGGCACCGGAATTGCTCATACCCGTTGGGCTACCCACGGTGAACCCTCAGAAGCCAATGCGCATCCGCATATCTCTGAGCACATCATCATTGTGCATAACGGCATCATTGAGAACCATGAACCGTTGCGTGCGCAGCTGATTGAGCGCGGTTACTCATTCGCGTCAGAAACTGACACCGAAGTGGTGGCACATCTGGTGCACTGGGAACAGAAACAAGGCGGTTCGCTGCGTGAAGTGGTGCTGCGGGTGATCCTGCAACTGCGCGGCGCCTATGGCATGGTGATTATGGACAGCCGCGATCCCTCCGTGCTGGTGGCCGCGCGTTCCGGTAGCCCGCTGGTGGTAGGCCGTGGCGTCGGCGAAAACTTTATCGCTTCCGATCAGCTGGCACTGCTGCCGGTGACACGCCGCTTCATCTATCTGGAAGAGGGCGATATCGCTGAGATTACCCGCCGCGAAGTGACTATTGTCGATCGCAATGGCACGCCGGTAACTCGCGCCGAGATCGAATCTAACGTCCAGTATGATGCCGGTGACAAAGGGATTTACCGTCACTACATGCAGAAAGAGATTTATGAACAGCCGATGGCGATCAAAAACACCTTAACCGGTCGTTTCAGCCACGGTGAAGTCGATCTCAGCGAACTTGGCCCACAAGCGGAAGCTCTGCTGAGCAAAGTTGAGCATATCCAGATTATCGCCTGCGGCACCTCATACAACTCCGGTATGGTTTCGCGTTACTGGTTCGAATCACTGGCAAACATTCCCTGCGATGTCGAAATTGCCTCTGAATTCCGCTATCGCAAATCGGCGGTGCGTAAAAACAGCCTGCTGATCACCCTGTCACAGTCCGGTGAAACTGCCGATACGCTGGCCGCGCTGCGTCTGTCGAAAGAGCTGGGCTATCTGGGTTCGCTGGCCATCTGTAACGTGGCGGGGTCGTCGCTGGTACGTGAATCCGATTTGTCACTGATGACCAAAGCGGGTACCGAGATCGGGGTAGCCTCCACCAAAGCCTTTACCACGCAGCTCACCGTGTTGTTGATGCTGGTAGCGAAACTGGGCCGCCTGCATGGCATGTCTGCTGATACCGAACACGAGATTGTCCATGGGTTACAGGCGCTGCCGAGCCGTATTGAGCAGATGCTGGCGCAGGATAAGGTGATCGAAAACCTGGCAGAAGGTTTCTCTGACAAGCATCATGCGTTGTTCCTTGGCCGTGGCGATCAGTATCCGATCGCCATGGAAGGTGCGCTGAAGCTGAAAGAGATCTCCTATATCCACGCGGAAGCCTACGCGGCCGGGGAGTTGAAACATGGCCCGCTGGCGCTGATTGACGCCGATATGCCAGTAATCGTGGTAGCACCGAATAACGAACTGCTGGAGAAGCTGAAGTCCAACATCGAAGAGGTGCGTGCACGCGGCGGTCTGCTGTATGTATTTGCCGATCAGGATGCAGGTTTTAGCGACAGCGATGGCATGAAGATTATCTCTCTGCCGCATGTGGAAGAGGTGATTGCGCCAATCTTCTACACCGTGCCGCTGCAACTTCTTTCCTACCATGTCGCGTTGATTAAAGGCACCGATGTCGATCAACCGCGTAACCTGGCGAAATCAGTGACTGTTGAATAGGGCTGCTATTAGCTAATCTGATCCAGATTATTTAAGGGTTATGCATTTTCAAATGCATAACCTTTTTTGTTTGTGACATGAGGGCGGAATATTTTTGTTCTCATCATTGATGCACTGCTTCCATTGTAAAATCTATTCATTATTTCGCGTGAATCTCAGGCTCGCCTGTTCGAACTTATTTACCCATCCTATGCTTCACGCGCGCGCAAAATCTATGAGTCTTATGCTGCGGTGGTTCAACACGCGACACCATGGCTGAGTTTACATAAAGCCATCCGTGAGATTATTGTGGATCTTGTTTATCAGGGACTGGGATATCGCACGGTTCTTGTAGATTAGCCCCTTAGATCACCAGACACTTCGCCTCTCTTAAAATAAGAGGTAGTCTTGGAACTATGTTTAACACCAGTCAGAATAATAAGATGGTTGAAGTGTTATCAGGACCTGAGCGACGTCGGCGTCGTACTCCGCAGG is part of the Pantoea phytobeneficialis genome and harbors:
- the glmU gene encoding bifunctional UDP-N-acetylglucosamine diphosphorylase/glucosamine-1-phosphate N-acetyltransferase GlmU codes for the protein MSTSAMSVVILAAGKGTRMYSDLPKVLHTLAGKPMVQHVIDAATGLGAQQIHLVYGHGGDQLKAQLSGNTLNWVLQAQQLGTGHAMQQAAPWFADDEDIVMLYGDVPLISLETLQRLRSAKPAGGIGLLTVVLDNPTGYGRIVRENDTITGIVEQKDASPEQLKIQEINTGILIANGGDLKRWLSQLNNNNAQGEFYITDIIAMAHQEGRLVQAVHPARISETDGVNNRLQLAALERAYQAEQAEKLLLAGVMLRDPARFDLRGTLKHGRDVEIDTNVIIEGDVTLGDRVKIAAGCIIKNSVIADDCEISAYSVIEDANLAAACTVGPFARLRPGSELGEKAHVGNFVEMKKATLGKGSKAGHLSYLGDAEIGDDVNIGAGTITCNYDGANKSKTIIGDNVFVGSDTQLVAPVTVASGATIAAGTTVMKDVPAAVLVYNRKEQNQKAGWKRPEKKK
- the glmS gene encoding glutamine--fructose-6-phosphate transaminase (isomerizing); amino-acid sequence: MCGIVGAVAQRDIAEILLEGLRRLEYRGYDSAGLAVVDRQGHVTRLRRLGKVQKLAEAAEQQPLIGGTGIAHTRWATHGEPSEANAHPHISEHIIIVHNGIIENHEPLRAQLIERGYSFASETDTEVVAHLVHWEQKQGGSLREVVLRVILQLRGAYGMVIMDSRDPSVLVAARSGSPLVVGRGVGENFIASDQLALLPVTRRFIYLEEGDIAEITRREVTIVDRNGTPVTRAEIESNVQYDAGDKGIYRHYMQKEIYEQPMAIKNTLTGRFSHGEVDLSELGPQAEALLSKVEHIQIIACGTSYNSGMVSRYWFESLANIPCDVEIASEFRYRKSAVRKNSLLITLSQSGETADTLAALRLSKELGYLGSLAICNVAGSSLVRESDLSLMTKAGTEIGVASTKAFTTQLTVLLMLVAKLGRLHGMSADTEHEIVHGLQALPSRIEQMLAQDKVIENLAEGFSDKHHALFLGRGDQYPIAMEGALKLKEISYIHAEAYAAGELKHGPLALIDADMPVIVVAPNNELLEKLKSNIEEVRARGGLLYVFADQDAGFSDSDGMKIISLPHVEEVIAPIFYTVPLQLLSYHVALIKGTDVDQPRNLAKSVTVE